One window of Cucurbita pepo subsp. pepo cultivar mu-cu-16 chromosome LG19, ASM280686v2, whole genome shotgun sequence genomic DNA carries:
- the LOC111781287 gene encoding uncharacterized protein LOC111781287 (The sequence of the model RefSeq protein was modified relative to this genomic sequence to represent the inferred CDS: added 36 bases not found in genome assembly), with protein MDRARLDLSFHHSVSTQSEESALDLERNYCSDLNLPSSSPSPTQCFAPGAQLSETNAAYFSWPTSSRLNDAAEDRANYFGNLQKGVLPEILGRLPTGQRATTLLELMTIRAFHSKILRRFSLGTAIGFRIQKGMLTDIPAILVFVARKVHRQWLNDVQCLPAALEGPGGIWCDVDVVEFSYYGAPAATPKEEIYTELVDGLRGSDPTIGSGSQVASQETYGTLGAIVKSRTGTRQVGFLTNRHVAVDLDYPSQKMFHPLPPSLGPGVYLGAVERATSFITDDVWYGIFAGTNPETFVRADGAFIPFAEDFNMNNVITFVKGVGEVGDVNKIDLQSPINSLIGRKVIKVGRSSGLTRGTIMAYALEYNDVKGICFFTDFLVVGDDQQTFDLEGDSGSLILLTGQDEEKPRPVGIIWGGTANRGRLKLKVGQPPENWTSGVDLGRLLDLLELDLITTHDGLQAAVQEQRNNSVGGIDSTAAKSYLDRIPLKYKLKENSEPLGLSVQQISPEGESSQGLISPFKHAALHTENGFEMGPSIELQFLQRLTSSFPLHQKKEGSQELKNVSALRNGYDSEVSVMLQLGEPEAKRRKKHLDSLSIIKQ; from the exons ATGGACAGGGCAAGACTGGATTTAAGTTTTCATCATTCAGTATCCACACAATCAGAGGAATCTGCCTTGGACTTGGAAAGGAACTATTGCAGTGATCTCAATCTGCCTTCATCAAGTCCATCACCTACTCAATGCTTTGCTCCGGGTGCTCAGCTGTCTGAAACCAACGCTGCTTACTTTTCATGGCCCACTTCCAGCCGTTTGAATGATGCTGCTGAAGATAGAGCAAACTATTTTGGAAACCTTCAGAAAGGAGTGCTTCCTGAAATTCTGGGCCGGCTGCCCACCGGGCAGCGAGCTACTACTTTGCTTGAGCTAATGACCATCAGGGCATTTCATAGCAAGATATTGCGACGGTTTAGCCTTGGAACTGCTATAGGATTTCGAATCCAGAAGGGTATGTTGACAGATATCCCTGCTATTCTAGTCTTTGTTGCACGCAAAGTTCACAGGCAGTGGCTCAATGATGTTCAATGTCTACCTGCTGCACTTGAG GGACCTGGAGGTATATGGTGTGATGTTGATGTTGTGGAGTTCTCCTATTATGGTGCTCCGGCAGCTACACctaaagaagaaatatatacaGAGCTTGTTGATGGTCTGAGGGGAAGTGATCCAACAATTGGTTCTGGTTCCCAG GTTGCTAGCCAAGAAACTTACGGGACATTGGGTGCAATTGTCAAAAGCCGAACAGGAACCCGGCAAGTTGGTTTCCTTACAAACCGGCATGTTGCAGTTGATTTAGACTACCCTAGTCAGAAAATGTTTCATCCTTTGCCTCCCAGCCTTGGACCTGGTGTATATCTGGGTGCTGTGGAGAGAGCAACATCATTTATCACAGATGATGTCTGGTATGGCATCTTTGCTGGAACAAATCCAG AAACATTTGTGCGAGCTGATGGAGCGTTTATTCCCTTTGCTGAAGATTTCAACATGAATAATGTCATTACATTTGTAAAAGGCGTTGGTGAGGTTGGTGATGTCAACAAAATAGACCTACAATCCCCAATCAACAGTCTTATTGGACGAAAGGTGATCAAGGTTGGAAGAAGTTCTGGGTTGACCAGAGGGACTATAATGGCGTATGCCCTCGAGTATAATGATGTAAAAGGGATTTGTTTCTTCACCGACTTTCTTGTTGTTGGAGACGACCAACAGACGTTTGACCTTGAAGGAGACAGTGGAAGCCTTATTCTCTTAACTGGTCAGGATGAGGAAAAGCCACGTCCAGTTGGGATTATCTGGGGAGGAACAGCGAATCGAGGTCGACTGAAACTAAAAGTTGGTCAGCCTCCAGAGAATTGGACCAGTGGAGTTGATCTTGGACGCCTTCTTGATCTCCTTGAGCTTGATCTTATTACTACACATGATGGTTTACAAG CTGCAGTGCAAGAACAAAGGAACAATTCAGTTGGAGGGATTGATTCTACTGCTGCCAAGTCCTATCTCGATCGGATCCCATTGAAATATAAACTTAAAGAGAACTCAGAGCCACTTGGTTTAAGTGTCCAGCAAATTTCCCCTGAAGGTGAATCCTCTCAGGGGCTGATCTCACCCTTTAAGCATGCTGCACTTCACACAGAAAATGGGTTTGAGATGGGTCCGAGCATCGAGCTCCAATTTTTACAAAGATTAACCAGCAGCTTTCCGCTGCATcagaagaaggaaggaagcCAAGAGTTGAAAAATGTGTCCGCCCTGAGGAATGGCTATGATAGTGAGGTATCAGTGATGCTGCAGTTGGGTGAACCAGAAGCAAAGAGAAGGAAG
- the LOC111781814 gene encoding pentatricopeptide repeat-containing protein At4g20090, translating into MPKCSKHQLNLLRIALQKAPGLHFHSVSRYFPTFLPFFYFSSFALSPNPTPRSEPEKDEDDELSVSGKIFKSGPQLGSYKLGDATFYSLIENYASSGEFRLIEHVLDRMKREGRVLVERSFILIFKACGKAHLPGEAVKFFDRMVNEFHCKQTVKSFNSVLNVIIQEGDFSDALKFYLRVFGANKMSFQPNVLTYNLIIKVLCKLGEIDRAVETFREMPLKNCNPDVFTYSTLMNGLCKERRIDEAVFLLDELQTEGCLPNPVTFNVLIDALCKNGDLSRAAKLVDNMFLKGCVPNEVTYNTLIHGLCLKGKLDKALSLLDKMVSSKCVPNEVTYGTIINGLVKQGRAEDGAHILVSMEERGHKANQYIYSSLISGLFKEGKSEDAVRVWKEMMEKGCKPNVVVYGAFIDGLCREGKPDEAEEILYEMVSKGCLPNAFAYSSLMKGFFKKGDSQKAILVWKEMMSQDARHNEVCCSVLLHGLCEDGRVREALTVWKHMLSEGIKPDVVAYSSMIKGLCDAGSVDQGLKLFYEMQCQEPKSQPDVITYNILFKALCKEGNLIRAVDLLNSMLDGGCDPDSTTCNIFLETLRERNDPWQDGRLFLDELVVRLLKRERKLAALRIVEDMLVRCLPPEASTWFRVIQKTCKPKKIQDTIDEFCKSLYGQ; encoded by the coding sequence ATGCCAAAATGTTCAAAACACCAATTAAACCTCCTGAGAATCGCTCTTCAGAAGGCGCCTGGGCTTCATTTCCATTCAGTTTCACGCTATTTCCCAACTTTTTTGcctttcttctatttttcatctttcGCTCTTTCTCCCAACCCAACTCCCCGAAGCGAACCCGAAAAGGATGAGGATGATGAGCTCTCAGTATCAGGTAAAATATTCAAATCCGGCCCCCAATTGGGTTCTTATAAATTGGGCGATGCGACATTTTATAGTCTCATTGAAAACTATGCAAGTTCTGGGGAATTTCGTTTGATAGAGCATGTTTTGGATAGAATGAAACGCGAAGGGCGGGTTCTTGTGGAAAGGAGTTTTATCCTAATATTCAAGGCTTGCGGGAAAGCTCATTTACCTGGAGAAGCTGTGAAGTTTTTTGATAGAATGGTGAACGAGTTTCATTGTAAGCAGACTGTGAAGTCATTCAATTCAGTTCTTAACGTAATTATTCAAGAGGGGGACTTTTCAGATGCATTGAAGTTTTATTTACGCGTTTTTGGTGCCAATAAGATGAGCTTTCAGCCAAACGTACTGActtataatttgattattaagGTACTGTGCAAGTTAGGAGAGATAGATAGAGCTGTTGAGACTTTCAGAGAAATGCCCCTTAAGAACTGCAATCCCGACGTCTTCACTTATAGTACATTAATGAATGGGTTATGTAAGGAAAGGAGGATCGATGAGGCAGTGTTTTTGCTGGATGAGTTGCAAACAGAAGGCTGCCTTCCAAATCCAGTGACATTTAATGTGTTGATTGATGCACTATGCAAGAATGGTGACTTGAGTCGTGCGGCAAAGCTTGTGGATAATATGTTTCTCAAAGGTTGCGTTCCGAACGAAGTGACTTATAATACCCTTATCCATGGTTTGTGCTTAAAGGGCAAGTTGGACAAAGCTCTTAGTCTTTTGGATAAAATGGTGTCGAGTAAATGTGTTCCTAATGAAGTCACGTACGGAACAATCATTAATGGCCTTGTTAAACAAGGAAGAGCTGAGGATGGAGCTCACATTTTGGTGTCTATGGAAGAAAGAGGACATAAAgcaaatcaatatatttacTCGTCTCTCATCAGTGGTCTGTTTAAGGAGGGAAAGTCTGAAGATGCTGTGAGGGTGTGGAAAGAAATGATGGAGAAGGGTTGCAAACCCAACGTTGTTGTTTATGGTGCCTTTATAGATGGTTTGTGTCGAGAAGGAAAGCCAGATGAAGCCGAAGAAATTTTGTACGAGATGGTAAGTAAAGGTTGTTTACCAAATGCTTTCGCTTACAGCTCCTTAATGAAGGGTTTCTTTAAGAAAGGCGACAGCCAGAAAGCAATTCTTGTGTGGAAAGAGATGATGAGCCAGGATGCTAGGCACAATGAAGTTTGTTGCAGTGTTTTACTTCATGGCTTGTGTGAGGATGGAAGAGTAAGGGAGGCCTTGACAGTGTGGAAGCACATGCTCAGTGAAGGAATTAAACCTGATGTTGTGGCTTATAGTTCAATGATTAAGGGCCTTTGTGATGCCGGCTCTGTAGACCAGGGTTTGAAGCTTTTCTATGAGATGCAATGTCAGGAGCCTAAGTCCCAACCTGATGTGATCACCTATAATATACTTTTCAAGGCCCTTTGCAAGGAGGGAAATCTCATCCGTGCCGTTGATCTTCTAAATAGTATGCTCGATGGAGGCTGTGACCCTGACTCAACCACATGCAATATTTTTTTGGAAACTttgagagagaggaatgaTCCATGGCAAGATGGAAGGCTGTTTTTAGATGAGCTCGTTGTAAGGTTACTCAAGCGAGAGAGAAAATTAGCTGCTTTGAGGATTGTAGAGGACATGCTGGTAAGATGTCTGCCACCGGAGGCATCAACTTGGTTCAGAGTCATTCAAAAAACATGCAAgccaaagaagattcaagacaCCATAGACGAGTTTTGCAAAAGCTTATATGGACAATGA